From a single Cyprinus carpio isolate SPL01 chromosome A3, ASM1834038v1, whole genome shotgun sequence genomic region:
- the LOC109105394 gene encoding trypsin-1-like, whose protein sequence is MMKFSSALSVAAVTLLYITGSLCQLDVCGRAPLSNRIVGGENAKAGVWPWQVSIHFTFLGTDYGHFCGGTLINKDWVLSAAHCFQWFNASYIVMYFGRLNQSGSNPYETNRTASRNINHPNFTISNLDNDIALIQLSSSVTFSDYIKPVCLAAAASVFGGGTESWVTGWGRLQPNGTQLPDTLQEVMIPVVNNSACANAYGGANISITSNMICAGLLNQGGKGACQGDSGGPMVSKKGSLWIQSGIVSFGMECADPTFPTVFARVSQFQDWIKSFTGSNPPGFVEFSQTSNSNFGSVPSLLLLPLSLTVSLISFSLFLSS, encoded by the exons ATGATGAAGTTCAGCAGTGCTTTGAGTGTTGCTGCAGTCACACTTCTCTACATAACAG GTTCACTCTGCCAGTTAGATG TATGTGGTCGAGCCCCTCTCAGTAACAGGATTGTTGGAGGGGAGAATGCGAAGGCAGGTGTTTGGCCGTGGCAGGTCAGCATTCATTTCACCTTTCTGGGCACGGACTACGGCCATTTCTGTGGCGGGACTCTCATCAATAAAGACTGGGTGTTATCTGCAGCGCACTGCTTCCAGTG GTTCAATGCATCTTACATTGTGATGTACTTTGGGCGTCTGAACCAGTCCGGCTCAAACCCTTATGAGACAAACAGGACAGCGAGTCGAAACATCAACCATCCTAACTTTACCATTTCTAATCTTGACAATGACATAGCACTGATCCAGCTCTCCTCCTCCGTGACTTTCTCTGATTACATTAAGCCGGTCTGTCTGGCAGCGGCTGCGAGTGTATTTGGTGGAGGTACGGAGAGCTGGGTCACTGGATGGGGAAGACTACAACCTAATG GCACCCAGCTTCCTGACACACTGCAGGAGGTGATGATACCAGTTGTGAATAACAGTGCCTGTGCTAATGCTTATGGAGGGGCCAACATAAGCATCACAAGCAATATGATTTGTGCTGGATTGTTAAATCAAGGAGGAAAAGGTGCATGTCAG GGAGACTCTGGAGGTCCAATGGTCAGCAAGAAAGGCTCCCTGTGGATTCAGTCTGGCATTGTAAGTTTTGGTATGGAATGCGCTGACCCCACATTTCCCACTGTGTTCGCCAGAGTCTCTCAGTTTCAGGACTGGATCAAGTCTTTCACGGGCAGCAACCCGCCTGGATTTGTTGAATTCAGTCAAACATCCAACTCCAACTTCGGAAGCGTCCCCAGCCTCCTCTTACTCCCCCTTTCTCTCACAGTCTCCCTCatttctttctccctctttctctcttcctaa
- the LOC109086257 gene encoding serine protease 27-like — MMMMRFSSALSVAAVTLLYITGSLCQLDVCGRAPLNNKIVGGEDATAGAWPWQVSIHLSGSSHNCGGTLITKDWVLSAAHCFQDFVLSRVVMYFGRLSQSGSNPNEMSRRASQVINHPNYDSRSNDNDIALIQLSSSVTFSDYIKPVCLAAGASVFGEGTESWVTGWGKLQSGGTQLPDTLQEVMIPIVSNSACANAYKGMYTITSNMVCAGLLNQGGKDSCQGDSGGPMVSKKGSLWIQSGVVSFGEGCADPKYPGVYSRVSQYQDWIKLYTGSNPPGFVEFVQTSNSNFGSVPNLLLFSLSLTFSLIPFSLFLTS, encoded by the exons atgatgatgatgagattcAGCAGTGCTTTGAGTGTTGCTGCAGTCACACTTCTCTACATAACAG GCTCACTCTGCCAGTTAGATG TATGTGGTCGAGCCCCTCTCAATAACAAGATTGTTGGAGGGGAGGATGCGACCGCAGGGGCTTGGCCGTGGCAGGTCAGCATTCATCTCTCCGGCTCGAGTCATAACTGTGGCGGGACTCTCATCACTAAAGACTGGGTTTTATCTGCAGCCCACTGCTTCCAGGA TTTTGTGTTGTCTAGAGTTGTGATGTACTTCGGTCGTCTGAGCCAGTCCGGCTCAAACCCTAATGAGATGTCCAGGAGAGCGAGTCAAGTCATTAACCATCCTAACTATGATAGTCGTTCTAATGACAATGACATAGCACTGATCCAGCTCTCCTCCTCTGTGACTTTCTCTGATTACATTAAGCCGGTCTGTCTGGCAGCGGGTGCGAGTGTGTTTGGTGAAGGTACGGAGAGCTGGGTCACTGGATGGGGCAAACTACAATCTGGAG GCACCCAGCTTCCTGACACACTGCAGGAGGTGATGATACCAATTGTGAGCAACAGTGCCTGTGCTAATGCTTATAAAGGGATGTACACAATCACGAGCAATATGGTTTGTGCTGGATTGTTAAATCAGGGAGGAAAAGATTCATGTCAG GGAGACTCTGGAGGTCCAATGGTCAGCAAGAAAGGCTCCCTGTGGATTCAGTCTGGCGTTGTGAGTTTTGGTGAAGGATGTGCTGACCCCAAATATCCTGGTGTGTACTCCAGAGTCTCTCAGTATCAGGACTGGATCAAGCTTTACACAGGCAGTAACCCACCTGGATTTGTTGAATTCGTTCAAACATCCAACTCCAACTTCGGGAGTGTTCCCAACCTCCTCTtattttcactctctctcacattcTCCCTCATACCTTTCTCCCTTTTTCTCACTTCCTAA